In one Diabrotica virgifera virgifera chromosome 7, PGI_DIABVI_V3a genomic region, the following are encoded:
- the LOC114326458 gene encoding U2 snRNP-associated SURP motif-containing protein-like has product MSRRNYKRWRQAEEEDAAQVFKEFIETFQSSPSVANKIFVRSGVLYPDKQEKGEETAGQIYKPIPLIPTKDVETSQAIECARILKETVPTKNKKQEKSKSNLEDLKEELMLKHLARDRLKVVVNQDETYKPIENEEQMSTNLFLPDVHPKITDYDLMLEFGAYGPLASVKIYVERDGNKPNQKRGFVAFMSRKDAERALEENKNRRDLTVRWGKPVDLPTQPIYIPESLLKLYQPPPPSGLPFNAQPPAGFIKPISEMSEEEFNTLLYNSYVKVTYPMNTRERMLIHRMVEFVVKEGPEFEAMVMNKEINNPAYNFLFDNHSSAHLYYRWKVYSILHGDSLTNWSTKKFRMFKGGSIWCPPVIPCYSDGMPDQLIKKTTEQELMEDQRNKLIKLIQNLSPERSKIAEGMVFCLKHINAIDGLVDIILEALTNTGSTIPKKIARLYLLSDVISNCKIKKVTLKIQEQEDTIIEVFKNLETFRNTLGTARDQFSSRVLAVIEHWHNSNLFSDSLIQTIRSIFRSDTIQEEGDDSSIDEPLDGASLLKRYHPDMDPNIIIGDKLKAKKEKSPEKDVSMYFVPSKWDKLDSEDIENQPSLIENMFHVDFDDSKKRETTKHTVHSEDVKYSDSKNKIYPKGTEKSKNSRRRRKSRDKVNFEDVDDQSDSEKRKYMRDLKKTSKHSVKSSNKKKNKKKDKNRF; this is encoded by the coding sequence ATGTCTAGACGAAATTATAAACGATGGCGACAAGCAGAAGAAGAAGACGCAGCCCAAGTTTTCAAGGAATTCATAGAAACTTTTCAAAGTTCACCTTCAGTTgcaaataaaatatttgtcagaTCTGGTGTTCTGTATCCAGATAAACAAGAAAAAGGTGAGGAAACTGCAGGGCAAATTTATAAACCAATTCCATTAATTCCAACCAAAGATGTAGAAACTAGTCAAGCTATTGAATGTGCTAGAATTCTCAAAGAGACTGTCCCtacgaaaaacaaaaaacaagaaaagtCCAAGTCAAATTTGGAAGACTTAAAAGAAGAGTTGATGTTAAAACATTTAGCCAGAGATCGATTaaaagtagttgttaatcaagaTGAAACTTATAAACCAATAGAAAATGAGGAGCAAATGTCAACTAACTTATTTTTACCAGACGTTCATCCCAAAATAACAGATTACGATCTTATGCTGGAGTTTGGAGCTTATGGACCCTTAGCAAGTGTTAAGATATACGTTGAAAGAGATGGCAATAAACCGAACCAAAAACGCGGATTTGTGGCTTTCATGAGCAGGAAAGATGCAGAACGAGCATTagaagaaaataaaaatcgacgagACTTAACAGTTCGTTGGGGTAAGCCTGTAGATCTTCCCACTCAACCCATTTATATACCAGAATCTTTGTTAAAGTTGTATCAACCTCCACCACCGTCAGGATTACCCTTTAATGCTCAACCACCTGCTGGTTTTATAAAGCCTATCAGTGAGATGAGTGAAGAAGAGTTTAATACACTATTATATAATTCTTATGTCAAAGTGACGTATCCGATGAACACAAGAGAGAGAATGCTGATTCATAGAATGGTAGAATTTGTAGTAAAAGAAGGTCCAGAGTTTGAAGCCATGGTGATGAATAAAGAAATCAACAATCCAGCCTACAATTTCCTCTTCGATAACCACTCTTCGGCCCATTTGTACTATCGATGGAAAGTTTACTCAATATTGCATGGTGATTCTCTCACTAATTGGTCAACGAAGAAGTTTAGAATGTTCAAGGGCGGTTCTATTTGGTGTCCTCCCGTAATTCCCTGCTACAGTGATGGCATGCCGGATCAATTGATCAAGAAAACAACAGAGCAGGAGTTAATGGAGGATCAGCGCAACAAATTAATCAAACTTATCCAAAACTTATCTCCAGAGAGAAGTAAAATAGCAGAAGGTATGGTGTTCTGTTTAAAACATATTAATGCTATTGATGGTTTAGTTGATATCATTTTAGAAGCACTAACCAATACTGGAAGTACTATTCCTAAGAAAATTGCTAGATTGTACCTTTTATCTGATGTAATTTCGAactgtaaaattaaaaaagtaacTTTGAAAATTCAAGAACAAGAAGATACTATAATAGAAGTGTTTAAAAACTTAGAAACTTTTAGAAACACTTTAGGTACTGCGAGAGATCAATTTTCTTCTCGTGTACTCGCTGTAATTGAGCACTGGCACAACTCAAACTTGTTCAGTGACTCTTTGATACAAACTATAAGATCCATATTCCGTTCTGATACTATTCAAGAAGAAGGTGATGACTCAAGTATAGATGAACCTCTAGATGGTGCCAGTTTGCTGAAAAGATATCATCCAGATATGGATCCGAATATAATTATAGGCGACAAGCTGAAAGCAAAAAAGGAGAAGTCTCCAGAAAAGGATGTAAGTATGTATTTTGTTCCTTCTAAATGGGACAAATTAGATTCTGAAGATATAGAGAACCAACCTTCTTTAATTGAGAATATGTTTCACGTGGACTTTGATGACTCTAAGAAAAGAGAAACAACCAAGCACACGGTACATTCTGAAGACGTTAAATACTCTGATTCTAAGAATAAGATATATCCGAAAGGAACTGAGAAGTCTAAAAACTCTAGAAGAAGACGAAAAAGTAGAGACAAGGTAAATTTTGAAGATGTAGATGATCAATCTGATTCTGAGAAGAGGAAGTATATGAGAGATTTAAAAAAGACATCTAAACACTCTGTTAAATCGAGtaacaagaagaaaaataagaagaaggatAAGAATAGGTTTTAA